The following are encoded together in the Pleurocapsa sp. FMAR1 genome:
- a CDS encoding B12-binding domain-containing radical SAM protein, which translates to MRVLLLYPLFPKSFWSFEKTLALVDCKALMPPLGLITVAAILPQEWEFKLVDHNVQKIAESDWEWAELVILSGMIVQKKDMLVQIGEAKKRNKLVAVGGPYATTSPQEVESADFLVLDEGEITLPMFIAAVERGDRSGVFRSTEKPAVTETPIPRYDLLDLNAYDNMSVQFSRGCPFQCEFCDIIVLYGRKPRTKNPQQLLAELERIYDLGWRGAVFMVDDNFIGNKRNVKLLLNELKVWMADKGYPFGLTTEASVDLAQDEELLKLMVECNFKKVFLGIETPDKDSLALTSKFQNTRDPLTESIDKITRAGMQVMAGFIIGFDGEKPHAGDRIVQFVEQTEIPLAMFSMLQALPSTALWDRLEKEGRLLNSAANINQTTLMNFVPTRNIEDIATEYVNAFWQLYDPSAYLDRIFRYYMKLGEAKNVVSKRPSLKSIRALLLILWKQGIIAQTRVKFWANLIQVLLKKPRQLEIYLTLCAYLEHFTEYRFIVREQINTQLANYMASKPKAEKALR; encoded by the coding sequence ATGCGGGTTTTATTGTTATACCCCCTATTTCCTAAAAGTTTCTGGTCATTTGAAAAGACTTTGGCTTTAGTAGACTGCAAAGCTCTTATGCCACCTTTAGGTTTAATTACTGTAGCTGCTATTCTGCCTCAAGAGTGGGAATTTAAACTAGTAGACCATAATGTCCAGAAAATCGCTGAGTCGGACTGGGAGTGGGCAGAGTTAGTCATTTTGTCGGGCATGATTGTGCAGAAAAAAGATATGCTCGTTCAGATAGGAGAAGCTAAAAAAAGAAATAAGCTGGTAGCCGTAGGTGGTCCTTACGCTACTACATCTCCCCAAGAAGTAGAGTCTGCCGATTTTTTAGTCTTAGATGAGGGAGAAATTACATTACCCATGTTTATTGCTGCTGTTGAGCGTGGCGATCGCAGTGGGGTTTTTCGCTCTACAGAAAAGCCAGCGGTAACGGAAACTCCAATTCCTCGTTATGACCTACTAGATCTTAACGCCTACGATAATATGTCGGTGCAGTTTTCCCGTGGCTGTCCTTTTCAGTGTGAATTTTGCGACATCATTGTTCTTTATGGACGTAAACCCCGCACCAAAAATCCCCAACAGTTATTGGCTGAATTAGAGCGAATCTACGATCTAGGTTGGCGCGGTGCCGTGTTTATGGTAGATGATAATTTTATTGGTAATAAACGCAACGTTAAACTGTTGCTTAATGAATTAAAAGTTTGGATGGCAGATAAAGGTTATCCTTTTGGCTTAACTACAGAGGCTTCGGTAGATTTAGCTCAAGATGAAGAGCTACTCAAGCTGATGGTGGAATGCAACTTTAAAAAAGTTTTCTTGGGCATTGAAACACCAGATAAAGATAGCCTAGCTCTTACCAGTAAATTTCAAAACACTCGCGATCCTCTAACCGAATCTATTGATAAAATCACTAGAGCGGGAATGCAGGTAATGGCTGGGTTTATCATTGGTTTTGATGGCGAAAAACCTCATGCAGGCGATCGCATTGTCCAGTTTGTCGAGCAAACCGAGATTCCTTTGGCAATGTTTAGTATGCTTCAGGCTTTACCCAGCACCGCTCTGTGGGATAGGTTGGAAAAAGAGGGTAGATTGCTCAATTCAGCAGCAAATATCAATCAGACTACCTTAATGAATTTTGTGCCGACGAGAAACATTGAAGACATCGCCACAGAATACGTTAATGCGTTTTGGCAGCTTTACGATCCTTCAGCTTATCTAGATCGCATCTTTCGCTACTATATGAAATTGGGTGAAGCTAAAAACGTGGTATCTAAAAGACCTAGCCTCAAATCAATTCGCGCGCTGCTTTTGATTCTATGGAAGCAGGGAATTATAGCTCAGACTCGCGTAAAGTTTTGGGCTAATTTGATTCAAGTATTGCTCAAAAAACCTCGTCAG
- a CDS encoding DUF1830 domain-containing protein has translation MLSSTAHPPSEAALCCYVNATAHTEIVRITNIPHWYFERVVFPGQRLIFEAPAIAKLEIHTGMAISSILSETIDCQELQLTSSSAASDSLA, from the coding sequence ATGTTATCTTCCACCGCACACCCTCCTTCTGAAGCCGCACTCTGCTGTTATGTAAATGCTACTGCTCATACTGAGATTGTACGCATTACTAATATTCCCCACTGGTACTTTGAGCGAGTAGTTTTTCCTGGGCAACGTCTGATTTTTGAAGCTCCAGCTATAGCTAAACTGGAAATTCATACAGGTATGGCTATTAGCTCTATTTTGTCTGAAACAATTGATTGTCAAGAATTGCAGCTAACTTCTTCTTCTGCTGCTTCAGATTCATTAGCCTAA
- a CDS encoding hydantoinase B/oxoprolinase family protein, whose protein sequence is MSVIDQPDPVRLEIFKNLYQFIAEQMGIVLQNTAASVNIKERLDFSCAIFDSYGLLVANAPHIPVHLGSMSASVSSLINELAAKIKPGNVYLSNNPYNGGTHLPDVTIITPVFGKQDRVKPIFYVASRGHQADIGGITPGSMPPESQHIEEEGILLNNFLLVEAGNFKENAIRQKLADHQYPARNPTQNIADFQAQIAANNRGQTELLKMVEQYGLETVQAYMQFVQDNAEAAVKKAIALLHNGEFSCEMDNGAKIQVKITIDHQNLAANIDFTGTSSQLENNFNAPAAVCKAAILYVFRTLVKDNIPLNAGCLKPLKIIIPQGCMLNPQYPAAVVAGNVETSQNITDCLYAALGIMAASQGTMNNFTFGNQQYQYYETICGGSGAGKDFNGTDAVQTQMTNSRLTDPEVLELRFPVLLEEFSIRENSGGKGFKYGGNGVVRKIRFLENMTAGILSNRRRILPFGLAGGEAGKAGENYVQQNETIEKLDSKATVEMQPGDTFVIETPGGGGYGKP, encoded by the coding sequence ATGAGTGTCATCGATCAACCAGATCCTGTTCGTCTAGAGATCTTTAAAAATCTCTATCAATTTATTGCTGAACAAATGGGTATTGTGCTGCAAAATACCGCAGCCTCAGTAAACATAAAAGAGCGATTAGACTTTTCTTGTGCAATTTTTGATAGCTATGGCTTATTAGTCGCTAATGCGCCCCACATTCCCGTACATCTTGGCTCAATGAGTGCAAGCGTAAGCAGTTTGATTAACGAATTAGCAGCTAAAATAAAACCAGGCAATGTTTATTTATCAAACAATCCTTATAACGGTGGGACACATCTGCCCGATGTAACCATAATTACGCCTGTGTTTGGCAAGCAAGATCGAGTAAAACCAATATTTTATGTAGCCTCTCGTGGACATCAGGCAGACATTGGCGGTATAACTCCAGGTTCAATGCCTCCTGAAAGCCAACATATTGAAGAAGAAGGAATACTACTCAATAACTTCCTACTGGTTGAGGCGGGAAACTTTAAAGAGAATGCTATCAGACAAAAATTGGCAGATCATCAATATCCTGCCCGTAACCCTACCCAAAATATAGCTGATTTCCAGGCGCAGATTGCAGCTAATAATCGCGGTCAGACCGAACTTTTAAAGATGGTTGAGCAATACGGATTAGAAACCGTACAGGCATATATGCAGTTTGTACAAGATAATGCTGAAGCAGCGGTTAAAAAAGCGATCGCCTTATTACATAATGGCGAGTTTAGCTGTGAAATGGACAATGGTGCCAAAATTCAGGTCAAAATAACTATAGATCATCAAAATTTAGCAGCGAATATTGACTTTACAGGTACTTCTAGTCAGCTAGAAAACAACTTTAATGCTCCTGCTGCTGTATGCAAAGCAGCTATTCTTTATGTTTTTCGGACTTTGGTTAAAGATAATATTCCCCTGAATGCTGGTTGTCTCAAACCACTAAAAATTATTATTCCTCAAGGCTGTATGCTCAACCCGCAATATCCCGCAGCAGTAGTAGCAGGAAACGTAGAAACTTCTCAAAACATTACTGATTGTTTATACGCTGCTTTGGGAATTATGGCAGCTTCTCAGGGAACAATGAACAATTTTACCTTTGGCAATCAGCAGTATCAGTACTATGAAACTATCTGTGGTGGATCTGGTGCGGGAAAAGACTTTAATGGCACTGATGCAGTACAAACTCAGATGACCAACTCTCGGCTTACCGATCCTGAAGTATTGGAATTACGTTTTCCTGTATTGCTGGAAGAGTTTAGCATTCGCGAAAATAGCGGAGGAAAAGGCTTTAAATATGGTGGCAATGGTGTTGTCAGAAAAATACGTTTCCTCGAAAATATGACAGCGGGAATTTTATCTAATCGTCGTCGTATTTTACCCTTTGGCTTGGCAGGGGGAGAAGCTGGAAAAGCTGGTGAGAATTATGTACAACAAAATGAAACTATTGAAAAACTAGACAGTAAAGCTACTGTGGAAATGCAGCCTGGCGATACTTTTGTGATTGAAACTCCAGGTGGCGGAGGCTACGGCAAACCCTAA
- a CDS encoding DASH family cryptochrome, translated as MTKQRILIWYRQDLRVHDLLALDEAVQQQAEIVPVYCFDERNFGETSFGFPKTGSFRAQFLVESVTDLRSSLQKLGSNLIVRRGLPEEIIPAIAQQLNVDRVHYSQEATPEEKQVEKKLRKALSAQKIKVNTYWDATLYSPEDLPFEIKQTPELYTNFRKQVEKKAKINSAIPAPKKLPAIPEIEIGNIPRLAELCLETPKFDQRAVLKFKGGETEAIKRLQDYFWQSDCLREYKETRNGMLGANYSSKFSPWLAMGCISPRYINDQVIKYEAERVKNNSTYWLIFELIWRDFFRFIVAKHGNQVFKITGMQGLEIPWKEDWQRFDLWREGKTGYPLIDANMREIAATGFMSNRGRQNVASFLTKNLGINWMMGAEWFESLLVDYDVYSNWGNWNYTAGVGNDARGFRYFNIPKQTKDYDPQGEYIKHWLPELASLTGDKVREPWKLSQDEQKRYGVRLGVDYPHPVVDFFKSVKANEKIYQSVKN; from the coding sequence ATGACCAAACAACGTATTTTAATTTGGTATCGCCAAGATTTAAGAGTACATGACTTATTAGCTCTTGATGAGGCAGTTCAACAACAAGCAGAAATAGTTCCTGTTTATTGTTTTGACGAGCGCAACTTTGGCGAAACTTCCTTTGGCTTTCCCAAAACGGGTAGCTTCCGCGCTCAATTTCTAGTTGAAAGCGTTACCGATCTACGTTCTTCTCTGCAAAAGTTAGGCAGTAACTTAATTGTACGTCGAGGTTTACCAGAAGAAATTATTCCCGCGATCGCCCAGCAGCTAAATGTGGATCGGGTTCACTATAGCCAAGAGGCTACACCCGAGGAAAAGCAGGTTGAGAAAAAGCTGAGAAAAGCCCTATCAGCCCAAAAAATTAAAGTTAATACTTATTGGGATGCAACTTTATATTCCCCAGAAGATTTGCCTTTCGAGATTAAACAGACACCAGAGTTATATACAAATTTTCGTAAGCAGGTTGAAAAGAAAGCAAAAATCAATAGTGCTATTCCTGCACCTAAGAAGTTACCAGCCATTCCCGAAATAGAAATAGGAAATATCCCCAGATTAGCCGAATTATGCCTAGAAACCCCAAAATTTGACCAAAGAGCAGTACTAAAATTTAAAGGTGGAGAAACTGAAGCCATCAAACGCTTACAGGACTACTTTTGGCAATCAGATTGTCTGCGAGAATACAAAGAAACCCGCAATGGAATGTTGGGTGCTAACTATTCTTCTAAATTCTCTCCCTGGTTAGCTATGGGCTGTATTTCTCCACGCTATATCAACGATCAGGTAATTAAATACGAAGCTGAAAGAGTAAAAAATAATTCTACCTACTGGCTAATATTTGAACTGATTTGGCGTGACTTTTTTCGCTTTATTGTGGCAAAACACGGCAATCAAGTATTTAAAATTACAGGAATGCAGGGGCTAGAAATACCCTGGAAAGAAGATTGGCAAAGGTTCGATCTCTGGCGTGAGGGCAAGACTGGCTATCCCCTAATCGATGCCAACATGAGAGAAATAGCAGCCACAGGCTTCATGTCTAACCGAGGCAGACAAAATGTGGCTAGTTTCCTGACTAAAAACCTGGGCATCAATTGGATGATGGGCGCAGAATGGTTTGAATCACTTTTGGTTGATTACGACGTGTACAGCAACTGGGGTAACTGGAACTACACCGCAGGAGTTGGTAACGATGCACGAGGCTTCCGCTATTTTAATATTCCTAAACAAACCAAAGATTACGATCCTCAAGGAGAATATATTAAGCACTGGCTACCAGAATTAGCATCTCTGACTGGTGATAAAGTTCGTGAACCATGGAAACTAAGCCAGGATGAACAAAAACGTTATGGAGTACGCTTAGGTGTAGATTATCCCCACCCAGTCGTGGACTTTTTTAAATCAGTTAAAGCTAACGAAAAGATTTATCAAAGCGTCAAGAATTAG
- a CDS encoding P-II family nitrogen regulator → MKKIEAIIHSHKLDDVKTSLISVGVIGMTISEIKGYGHKKGLTNRYRGTEYRVDFTTKVKIETIVEDEMQDMVVRQISLAGRTGEIGDGKIFVSNAEQIIRIRTKETGITAI, encoded by the coding sequence GTGAAAAAAATTGAAGCAATTATTCATTCCCATAAACTTGATGATGTTAAAACCAGCCTGATTTCTGTAGGCGTAATTGGTATGACCATCTCAGAGATTAAAGGATATGGACACAAAAAGGGCTTAACCAATCGTTATAGAGGTACAGAATATCGAGTTGACTTTACTACCAAAGTCAAAATTGAAACCATAGTCGAAGACGAAATGCAGGATATGGTAGTGCGCCAAATATCTCTGGCTGGTCGTACAGGAGAAATTGGCGATGGTAAAATTTTTGTTTCTAATGCCGAGCAAATTATCAGAATCAGAACAAAAGAAACAGGAATTACGGCAATTTAA
- a CDS encoding sterol desaturase — translation MELALLLIKIVAVAGLLLLIGDFLSTFAYHVPEHVFGKIHTIVHHGKNRSFFHYAVLSKNPLVIVDGFLGALPYFIFIPFGWQISPVGTAIGLILGELHVIWRHVSIINWQTPKAIAFCCRLCFITTPERHWQHHQNVNLAYGDIFTFFHLPAIAWMQFLISLKKKYQKPLDISKA, via the coding sequence ATGGAGTTAGCTTTGTTACTAATTAAAATTGTCGCTGTTGCTGGATTATTGCTTCTAATAGGAGATTTCCTATCTACTTTTGCTTATCATGTACCAGAACACGTTTTTGGTAAAATTCACACCATAGTTCATCATGGCAAAAATCGTAGTTTTTTTCATTATGCAGTTTTGAGCAAAAATCCTCTGGTGATTGTAGATGGCTTTTTGGGAGCATTACCATACTTTATTTTTATACCTTTTGGTTGGCAAATATCTCCTGTTGGTACGGCTATTGGACTGATTTTGGGTGAACTGCACGTTATTTGGCGACACGTTTCTATTATCAATTGGCAAACTCCCAAGGCGATCGCTTTTTGCTGTCGATTATGTTTTATTACTACTCCAGAACGGCATTGGCAACATCATCAAAATGTTAATTTGGCATACGGAGATATTTTTACTTTTTTCCATCTTCCTGCTATAGCTTGGATGCAATTTTTAATTTCCTTGAAAAAAAAGTATCAAAAGCCTTTAGATATATCCAAAGCTTAA
- a CDS encoding Crp/Fnr family transcriptional regulator has translation MFLSHKPSSKLYLGRSVEELPLQRYERGDEIVTLDSEIWQIYRGVVQLNRVQLDGREVVVGWVTSNGVFGSLDDSLISYRAVALGDVYARRYTAQDIIKYPQLGQQFLSQFSDRLLKAQQLLAIIAIRKVEDRLKNLLLLMKQEIGQPVSDGVRLQVRFTHQHLAEAINTTRVTVTRTLGDFQRQELVYIDREKHIVIKS, from the coding sequence ATGTTTCTGAGTCACAAACCAAGCTCTAAACTATATCTAGGAAGAAGCGTCGAGGAGTTACCTTTACAAAGATATGAAAGAGGAGACGAAATCGTTACCCTAGATTCAGAGATTTGGCAGATTTATCGAGGCGTGGTGCAGTTAAACCGCGTCCAGTTAGATGGCAGGGAAGTAGTTGTCGGCTGGGTAACATCAAATGGTGTTTTTGGTAGTTTAGATGATTCACTTATTTCCTATCGTGCTGTTGCCTTGGGGGATGTTTATGCCAGACGTTATACAGCTCAAGACATAATTAAATATCCTCAGTTAGGACAGCAATTTTTGAGTCAATTTAGCGATCGCCTGCTCAAAGCACAGCAGCTATTAGCAATTATCGCCATCAGAAAAGTTGAAGATCGCTTAAAAAATTTGTTGTTATTAATGAAGCAAGAAATTGGGCAACCCGTGAGCGATGGCGTTCGATTGCAGGTGCGTTTTACTCATCAGCACCTAGCAGAAGCTATTAATACTACCAGAGTTACAGTGACCAGAACTTTAGGAGATTTTCAACGTCAAGAATTAGTTTACATTGATAGGGAAAAACATATAGTGATCAAAAGTTAG
- the rpsD gene encoding 30S ribosomal protein S4 → MSRYRGPRLRIVRRLGDLPGLTRKSARKAYPPGQHGQNRRKRSEYAIRLEEKQKLRFNYGITEKQLVRYVRKARRVAGSTGQTLLELLEMRLDNTIFRMGMAGTIPAARQLVNHGHILVNDRVVNIASYQCRPGDVVKIRDRDRSRKLVETNMEYPGLANLPSHLEFSKDTFTGKVNGIIEREWIALQVNELLVVEYYSRMA, encoded by the coding sequence ATGTCTCGCTATAGAGGTCCGCGTTTGCGGATCGTCCGCCGTTTAGGAGACTTACCAGGTCTAACTAGAAAAAGCGCACGTAAGGCTTATCCACCAGGACAGCATGGGCAAAACCGTCGCAAGCGTTCTGAATATGCTATTCGTCTAGAAGAAAAGCAGAAGCTTCGTTTCAACTACGGCATTACCGAAAAACAACTAGTACGCTATGTGCGTAAAGCTCGTAGAGTTGCTGGTTCTACAGGACAGACCTTACTCGAATTACTAGAAATGCGTTTGGATAACACCATTTTCCGCATGGGAATGGCTGGTACTATTCCTGCTGCACGTCAATTAGTCAACCATGGGCATATTTTGGTAAACGATCGCGTTGTAAATATTGCCAGCTATCAGTGTCGTCCTGGAGATGTGGTCAAAATCAGAGATCGCGATCGCTCGCGTAAGCTAGTAGAAACTAACATGGAGTATCCAGGTTTAGCCAATCTACCTAGCCATTTGGAATTTAGCAAAGATACCTTTACAGGTAAGGTTAATGGCATAATTGAGCGGGAGTGGATCGCCCTTCAGGTGAACGAACTACTCGTTGTTGAGTACTATTCTCGGATGGCGTAA
- the moaA gene encoding GTP 3',8-cyclase MoaA, translating to MPEIDYLRISLIDKCNFRCQYCMPEEAKLNYVLNQELLSNQEILTLVRDVFMPLGFTKFRLTGGEPLLRPGLVDLVRDLAQLPACKDLALTTNGFLLADLAQPLYDAGLKRINISLDSLDPQIFDQIIGNRGKSRWQQTWEGILTAHQVGFDPLKLNVVVIPGLNDQEVLDLAALSIDRQWHIRFIEFMPIGNSYLFGEKAWIDSEEIRQSVRQKWGLVESNIKGNGPADVFQIPNAKGTLGFISQMSECFCDRCNRVRLSADGWLRPCLLNETGQIDLKTALRDGVSSENLQAKISQLLLLKPEINFKERDSGTEAGTYTRTMSQIGG from the coding sequence ATGCCTGAAATAGATTATTTACGCATCAGCCTAATTGATAAATGCAACTTTCGTTGCCAATACTGTATGCCAGAAGAGGCAAAGCTTAATTATGTCCTTAACCAAGAATTATTAAGCAATCAAGAAATTCTGACTTTAGTGCGAGATGTTTTTATGCCTTTAGGTTTTACTAAGTTTCGCTTAACGGGGGGAGAGCCATTATTACGTCCTGGGTTAGTAGATTTAGTCAGAGATCTTGCCCAATTGCCCGCCTGCAAAGATCTTGCCCTAACCACCAACGGCTTTTTATTAGCAGATTTGGCACAGCCACTTTATGATGCGGGATTAAAGCGCATTAATATCAGTTTAGATTCTTTAGATCCCCAGATATTCGATCAAATTATTGGCAACCGTGGTAAAAGCCGTTGGCAACAAACTTGGGAAGGAATTTTAACTGCTCATCAAGTGGGGTTCGATCCTTTAAAGCTTAATGTGGTGGTGATTCCTGGCTTAAACGACCAAGAAGTTTTGGATTTGGCTGCCTTGAGCATCGATCGCCAATGGCATATTCGTTTTATTGAGTTTATGCCTATTGGTAATTCTTATTTATTTGGCGAAAAAGCCTGGATAGACTCAGAAGAGATACGGCAGTCAGTTCGTCAAAAATGGGGCTTAGTAGAATCAAATATCAAGGGCAATGGTCCTGCCGATGTATTTCAAATTCCCAATGCCAAAGGCACCCTGGGCTTTATTTCTCAGATGTCCGAATGTTTTTGCGATCGCTGTAACCGTGTAAGACTGTCAGCCGATGGTTGGTTGCGCCCTTGTTTACTCAACGAGACGGGTCAAATTGATTTAAAAACTGCCTTGCGTGACGGTGTGAGCAGTGAAAACTTACAGGCTAAAATCAGTCAGCTTTTGCTGCTTAAGCCAGAAATTAACTTTAAAGAGCGGGACTCTGGTACTGAAGCTGGAACTTATACCCGTACCATGTCCCAAATTGGAGGATAA
- the cas12k gene encoding type V CRISPR-associated protein Cas12k (Type V-K CRISPR systems have also been known as with the large Cas12k protein, has also been known as type V-U5, and Cas12k as C2c5.), with protein sequence MMPRDNRQITKFADNRFGESELGQYVDRLLAKAIVEIAIQYRVNSIVLPDFQNAREILDSEIQAKAEAKIPGCRKTQKQYAKDFRQSIHRWSYARLCDAIASKATQKGIAIECERQLFNEIPEIQARDLALTAYRNRQKTTG encoded by the coding sequence ATGATGCCAAGAGACAACAGGCAAATAACGAAATTTGCCGATAATCGTTTTGGAGAATCGGAATTAGGTCAGTATGTCGATCGCCTGTTAGCGAAAGCAATAGTAGAAATAGCAATCCAATATAGAGTAAACAGTATTGTTCTGCCCGATTTTCAAAATGCCAGGGAAATTCTAGATAGCGAAATACAGGCTAAAGCAGAGGCGAAGATACCTGGATGTAGAAAGACTCAAAAACAATATGCTAAAGATTTTCGCCAAAGCATTCATCGCTGGAGCTATGCTCGTTTGTGTGATGCGATCGCGTCAAAAGCGACTCAAAAAGGTATTGCTATAGAATGCGAGCGCCAATTATTCAATGAAATACCTGAAATACAAGCACGAGATTTAGCTTTAACTGCCTATCGTAATCGTCAAAAAACCACAGGGTAG
- a CDS encoding metallothionein: protein MTTTNLVKCSCDRCDCEISLENAIEKGDQYYCCAACANGHANDQSCKMSDCGCGETS from the coding sequence ATGACTACTACCAATTTAGTAAAATGCTCTTGCGATCGCTGTGATTGCGAAATATCTTTAGAAAATGCAATTGAAAAAGGCGACCAATATTATTGTTGTGCCGCCTGTGCTAATGGTCATGCAAATGATCAAAGTTGTAAAATGTCAGACTGTGGCTGTGGTGAAACCTCATAG
- a CDS encoding D-hexose-6-phosphate mutarotase — translation MNIEQLNADYGIANKVQFVEGKGGFPIIKVNNEYAQAVISVYAGQVLSFQPVDQAEDIMFFSSKAYHQEGKAMKGGAPICWPWFGPDPEDKGRSSHGFVRNRLCQMREVVSTQDGATKVTLGLTDTAETRAIWDYGFDFAIAITVGKSLTVKLITRNTGDKTFSITQALHTYFKVGNIKQVQVLGLAGNDYIDKVDSGKQKTQSGEVAFDRECDRIYLNVQPELTINDGALERQIKITATNSKTAIVWNPWATISANMADLEDHDYQNFVCVETANAADEVIEVAAGSEYKLTANYAVTKSA, via the coding sequence ATGAATATCGAACAATTAAACGCAGATTACGGCATCGCTAACAAAGTTCAGTTTGTTGAGGGCAAAGGTGGTTTTCCTATTATCAAAGTCAACAACGAATATGCTCAGGCTGTTATTTCAGTCTATGCTGGTCAAGTACTATCTTTTCAACCTGTAGATCAGGCTGAAGACATAATGTTTTTTAGCAGCAAAGCCTATCACCAAGAAGGTAAAGCAATGAAAGGCGGTGCACCAATATGCTGGCCCTGGTTTGGACCCGATCCAGAAGATAAAGGACGTTCTAGCCATGGTTTTGTGCGCAATCGCCTGTGCCAGATGCGAGAAGTAGTCAGCACTCAAGATGGTGCTACTAAAGTCACATTAGGACTAACAGATACAGCCGAGACTAGAGCAATCTGGGATTATGGATTTGATTTTGCGATCGCCATTACCGTTGGTAAGTCTCTAACCGTCAAACTAATTACCCGCAATACAGGAGACAAGACATTTTCTATTACTCAAGCTTTGCACACTTACTTCAAAGTGGGAAATATTAAGCAAGTGCAGGTGCTTGGTTTGGCAGGCAATGATTATATTGATAAGGTTGATAGTGGTAAACAAAAAACCCAATCTGGCGAAGTAGCTTTTGATCGAGAGTGCGATCGCATTTATCTAAATGTGCAGCCAGAATTAACTATCAATGACGGTGCATTAGAAAGACAAATTAAGATTACTGCTACCAATAGCAAGACAGCAATTGTTTGGAATCCCTGGGCAACTATTTCAGCAAATATGGCTGACTTAGAAGACCATGACTATCAAAACTTTGTCTGTGTAGAAACTGCTAATGCGGCTGACGAAGTAATTGAAGTGGCTGCGGGTAGTGAATACAAGCTGACTGCTAACTACGCAGTAACTAAATCTGCATAG
- the purQ gene encoding phosphoribosylformylglycinamidine synthase subunit PurQ, protein MKFGVIVFPGSNCDRDISTVTKGLLDAPTRMVWHQETDISDIDVVVLPGGFSYGDYLRCGAIAQFSPVMNSIIEHAKQDKYVLGICNGFQILTEVGLLPGALIRNRGLHFICDRAPIKVERNDLIWTKDYHAQVITLPIAHGEGCYFADDNTLKALEDNNQVVFRYCSAAGEINADHNLNGSMNNIAGIVNQQGNVLGMMPHPERAADKAIGGTDGLAMFEGLLKSLAVA, encoded by the coding sequence ATGAAGTTTGGGGTTATAGTATTTCCTGGTTCAAATTGCGATCGTGATATTTCTACGGTAACTAAAGGGTTACTAGATGCACCGACGCGCATGGTCTGGCATCAAGAAACAGACATTTCAGATATTGATGTAGTGGTTCTACCTGGAGGTTTTAGCTACGGTGATTATTTACGCTGTGGGGCGATCGCGCAATTTTCTCCCGTTATGAACAGCATCATCGAACACGCTAAACAAGATAAATATGTCTTGGGGATCTGCAATGGTTTTCAGATACTTACAGAGGTTGGCTTGTTACCAGGGGCATTAATTCGCAATCGTGGTCTACATTTTATCTGCGATCGCGCTCCTATTAAGGTTGAACGTAACGACTTAATCTGGACAAAAGATTACCATGCTCAAGTGATTACCTTACCTATTGCCCACGGTGAAGGCTGCTATTTTGCCGATGATAATACTCTAAAAGCTTTAGAAGATAATAATCAGGTAGTATTTCGTTACTGTAGTGCAGCAGGAGAAATAAACGCTGACCATAATCTCAATGGTTCAATGAATAATATAGCAGGAATTGTTAACCAACAAGGCAATGTATTAGGTATGATGCCTCACCCTGAAAGGGCTGCTGACAAAGCGATCGGCGGCACTGATGGTTTGGCTATGTTTGAAGGATTACTGAAGTCTTTAGCTGTTGCTTAG
- the purS gene encoding phosphoribosylformylglycinamidine synthase subunit PurS codes for MAIKYQARIYVTLRSSVLDPAGTAVESGLKQMGYTEVESVRIGKYIELKLSAANEEEAKQHLDAMCDRLLANTVIENYYFELTELATA; via the coding sequence ATGGCGATCAAATATCAGGCTCGTATCTATGTTACTCTTCGTTCCTCAGTTCTCGATCCAGCAGGTACGGCGGTAGAATCGGGATTAAAGCAAATGGGATATACCGAAGTGGAATCTGTCAGAATTGGTAAATATATTGAATTGAAGTTAAGTGCAGCCAATGAAGAAGAGGCAAAACAGCATTTAGATGCAATGTGCGATCGCCTTTTGGCAAATACAGTAATTGAAAATTATTACTTTGAACTAACTGAACTAGCTACAGCGTAA